Proteins encoded together in one Gemmatimonadaceae bacterium window:
- the recN gene encoding DNA repair protein RecN, giving the protein MLTELRIKNFAIIESLSLPLERGFNVLSGETGAGKSIIVGALGLLLGERASSDLIRTGADRATVEGVFDIAERKEIASLLDEHGVDADEPLVVLKREIASSGRTRAWVNGSAVSATLLAEIGRHLVNLHGQHEAQTLLDAESQRRILDVFAGATDVAAQTQLAYEALASARRDIADLQRRKAEAERRADYLRHVAKEIEEAKLVDGEDSRLEDEARRLENAEELRTLASGIASAIDGDDEAVLTILGGIERHLSAIQRIDPTLSRLQELYDAAYYNLEALARELEEYEASVDLDPARLDEVRARRDLLFRLTKKYGATLADVIETGRRTREELDLVDSAGLDLRQLDAREREAKSRLEERASALTELRRAAAKRLAASVDQILPDLGMPDGHFSALLRQNADIGSYGAEDIEFRVSLNVGHEERPLSRVASGGELSRVMLALKTILARLDRVPTLVFDEVDAGIGGRVGLMVGETMRGVAAHHQVFAITHLPQIAARAHQHILVSKGARGGVTTADVTVLTGPDRISEVARMLGGDPESEVSRAHARELLDSAAAPELAGAGAATSDARPQRPRRGKR; this is encoded by the coding sequence ATGCTCACCGAGCTGCGAATCAAGAACTTCGCAATCATCGAATCGCTCTCGCTGCCGCTCGAGCGCGGATTCAATGTGCTCTCCGGCGAGACCGGCGCGGGGAAATCGATCATCGTTGGCGCCCTCGGCCTTCTTCTCGGCGAGCGCGCGAGCTCGGATCTCATTCGCACGGGCGCCGACCGCGCCACCGTCGAAGGCGTCTTCGACATCGCCGAGCGAAAGGAGATCGCGTCGCTCCTCGACGAACATGGCGTCGACGCCGACGAGCCACTCGTCGTTCTCAAACGCGAGATTGCCTCATCCGGACGGACGCGCGCGTGGGTGAATGGAAGCGCCGTGAGCGCGACGCTGCTCGCGGAGATCGGCAGACATCTCGTGAATCTGCACGGTCAGCATGAAGCGCAGACGCTGCTCGACGCCGAGTCACAGCGAAGGATTCTCGACGTCTTCGCGGGTGCGACCGATGTCGCTGCGCAGACACAATTGGCATATGAGGCGCTCGCGAGCGCACGCCGCGACATCGCCGATCTGCAACGTCGAAAGGCGGAGGCAGAACGGCGCGCCGACTATCTGCGTCACGTCGCGAAGGAAATCGAGGAAGCGAAGCTCGTCGACGGCGAGGACAGCCGGCTCGAGGACGAAGCACGACGGCTCGAGAACGCCGAGGAGTTGCGCACGCTCGCATCGGGGATCGCATCGGCGATCGACGGCGACGATGAAGCCGTGCTCACCATCCTCGGCGGCATCGAGCGGCACCTTTCGGCGATCCAGCGCATCGATCCGACCTTGTCGCGGCTCCAGGAACTATACGACGCCGCGTACTACAATCTCGAGGCGCTCGCACGCGAGCTCGAAGAGTACGAGGCCTCCGTCGATCTCGATCCGGCTCGGCTCGATGAAGTCAGAGCGCGGCGCGACTTGCTCTTTCGCCTAACGAAGAAGTACGGCGCAACGCTCGCCGACGTCATCGAGACCGGCCGTCGCACGCGCGAAGAGCTCGATCTCGTCGACTCCGCGGGACTGGACCTGCGCCAGCTCGACGCGCGGGAACGAGAAGCCAAATCGCGGCTCGAGGAACGTGCGTCGGCGCTCACCGAGCTGCGCCGGGCGGCCGCAAAGCGCCTGGCAGCGAGCGTCGATCAGATATTGCCAGACCTGGGGATGCCGGATGGGCATTTCAGTGCTCTGCTGAGGCAGAACGCTGACATTGGCTCATATGGAGCAGAGGACATCGAGTTTCGCGTTTCACTCAACGTGGGGCACGAGGAGCGACCGTTGTCGCGCGTTGCGTCGGGCGGCGAGCTGTCTCGGGTAATGCTTGCGCTGAAGACGATTCTCGCCCGGCTCGACCGCGTACCGACGCTCGTCTTCGACGAAGTTGACGCCGGCATCGGTGGTCGTGTCGGGCTCATGGTCGGAGAGACGATGCGTGGCGTGGCGGCGCACCATCAGGTGTTCGCGATTACTCATCTCCCGCAGATCGCGGCGCGGGCGCATCAGCACATTCTCGTGTCCAAAGGCGCCCGCGGCGGCGTGACGACGGCCGACGTCACCGTGCTCACCGGACCGGATCGAATTTCCGAGGTCGCGCGCATGCTCGGCGGCGATCCCGAGAGCGAAGTGAGTCGCGCGCACGCGCGCGAGCTGCTCGATAGCGCGGCGGCGCCGGAGCTCGCGGGAGCCGGCGCGGCGACGAGCGACGCCAGGCCTCAGCGTCCGCGGCGCGGCAAGCGATAG